One window of the Cryptomeria japonica chromosome 7, Sugi_1.0, whole genome shotgun sequence genome contains the following:
- the LOC131856921 gene encoding G-type lectin S-receptor-like serine/threonine-protein kinase At2g19130 produces MGKGEFGSVFRGALPDNTLVAVKKLEGSTQVEKQFRAEISTIGNIQHVNLVRLCGFCTEGSQRLLVYEYMSNGSLNSFLFAGSQKLLDWKTRFEIALGTARALVYLHEECRDQIIHSDIKPENILLDSDFNAKVADFGLAKLVGRDFSRVLTSMRGTRGYIAPEWIDGLVITSKADMYSFGMMLLEMISGRRNVDMSVKEHTKQYFPIWAATQILNGNMMSVVDERIAIHADVEEVRRDTLASLVCILKDENERPSMAQVILMLQGKMNPDTQQVMRSLQYLVEY; encoded by the exons ATgg GGAAAGGAGAATTTGGCTCTGTCTTCAGAGGAGCTCTCCCAGACAATACCCTTGTAGCAGTTAAAAAATTAGAGGGGTCTACACAGGTAGAAAAGCAGTTTCGTGCAGAAATAAGCACAATCGGAAACATACAGCATGTCAATTTGGTTCGGCTTTGCGGGTTTTGCACAGAAGGATCACAAAGGCTACTGGTTTACGAGTACATGTCCAACGGATCTCTCAATTCCTTTCTATTCGCTGGATCACAAAAGCTGTTGGACTGGAAGACACGATTCGAGATTGCTTTGGGCACTGCACGAGCTTTAGTTTATCTCCACGAAGAATGCAGAGATCAAATCATCCACTCTGATATAAAGCCCGAGAACATTTTGCTTGATAGTGATTTCAACGCCAAGGTGGCTGATTTTGGGCTGGCAAAGTTGGTGGGAAGAGATTTCAGCAGGGTTTTGACAAGCATGAGAGGAACTCGAGGTTACATCGCTCCCGAGTGGATCGACGGCTTAGTAATTACTTCCAAGGCAGACATGTATAGCTTCGGCATGATGCTACTGGAGATGATATCAGGTCGAAGAAATGTGGACATGAGCGTGAAGGAACACACTAAGCAATACTTTCCCATATGGGCTGCAACTCAAATTCTAAACGGAAACATGATGAGCGTTGTGGACGAAAGAATTGCGATACATGCGGATGTTGAGGAGGTGAGAAGAGATACTCTTGCAAGCCTGGTATGCATTTTAAAGGATGAGAATGAGAGGCCAAGCATGGCTCAAGTTATCCTGATGCtacaaggaaagatgaatcctgATACACAACAGGTCATGAGATCTTTACAGTATCTAGTTGAATATTAG